Genomic segment of Syntrophorhabdaceae bacterium:
ATTCCTGAGGTGCCGTGAGGAGTCGTGTTTCTATGGCCTCTCTTATCCTTGCGGCAATGCGTTTGTCAAGCTTAGGGATATCTTCCGTTTTGACGGATGGATGGTACTTGAGTACGTATTCCACATCAGCCCCATACGTCCTCGTGGGCGATGGCTTTTTTCGCATCGAAACTCTTTTCCCGTCGTTCGGCGAATGCGGCAAGGGCCAGATCCTCGCGAAGCTCGATCGCTTCCCTGACCA
This window contains:
- a CDS encoding ribbon-helix-helix domain-containing protein; this translates as MPTKNARVNVVLEKPLYAAVDEIAKRQGLSRSMVVRDLVREAIELREDLALAAFAERREKSFDAKKAIAHEDVWG